Proteins encoded together in one Thermoplasmatales archaeon BRNA1 window:
- a CDS encoding 2'-5' RNA ligase, with protein MVRVFVSIPVPNISDLAPFLKDIGAVRGVRPVSAVQLHITLAFVGEVDEERIDDIAECVEAEVREKGSARITLKGAGAFPSEKRPRVIWAGVETGLPLEGIAAGIRRRFAAKGIPFDEKPFKAHITVGRVDRPTDVSGLIGVYRRTEFFSFICRSVMVVRSDLSPSGPTYTILRVCDL; from the coding sequence ATGGTCAGGGTTTTCGTCTCCATCCCCGTCCCCAACATATCCGACCTCGCCCCGTTCCTGAAGGACATAGGGGCCGTAAGGGGGGTCAGACCCGTGTCCGCGGTGCAGCTCCACATCACGCTCGCATTCGTGGGGGAGGTGGACGAGGAGAGGATCGACGACATCGCCGAATGCGTGGAGGCCGAGGTCCGCGAAAAGGGAAGTGCCAGGATAACCCTGAAGGGTGCGGGCGCGTTCCCGTCGGAGAAGAGGCCCAGGGTCATCTGGGCCGGAGTCGAGACCGGTCTCCCCCTCGAGGGCATCGCCGCCGGCATCAGGAGGAGGTTCGCCGCCAAGGGCATCCCGTTCGACGAGAAGCCCTTCAAGGCCCACATCACGGTCGGGAGGGTGGACAGGCCGACGGACGTATCCGGACTCATCGGGGTGTACAGGAGGACGGAGTTCTTCTCGTTCATATGCAGATCCGTCATGGTCGTCAGGAGCGACCTCTCCCCGTCGGGACCCACCTACACCATACTCAGGGTCTGCGACCTCTGA
- a CDS encoding methylthioadenosine nucleosidase, with amino-acid sequence MKSSLVLAAVVIAVIASSVCTYAAVGYDPSDETHRLGIIGAMDDEVDSLKASMHIDRKETVAGMEFCIGTLEGKDVVVVRCGMGKVNAGICANTLINQFGVDRIINTGVAGSLDNGLDIGDLVISSEAVQHDFDVSPIGFAKGEIPYTGLVAFPADASLIDSALRAASECAPEIKAVKGRVCSGDQFINTNEQKDRITADFGGLCCEMEGGAIAHACCLNEIPYVIIRAISDKPDGSSSMDYSEFEKEAAQRCASIVHYMVKNLA; translated from the coding sequence ATGAAGAGCTCCCTCGTCCTGGCCGCGGTCGTCATAGCGGTCATCGCATCCTCCGTGTGCACTTACGCCGCAGTCGGCTACGACCCGTCGGATGAGACCCACAGGCTGGGCATAATAGGCGCCATGGACGACGAGGTCGACTCCCTGAAGGCCTCGATGCACATCGACAGGAAGGAGACCGTCGCCGGCATGGAATTCTGCATCGGCACCCTGGAGGGCAAGGACGTGGTCGTCGTGAGATGCGGGATGGGGAAGGTTAACGCAGGCATCTGCGCCAACACGCTGATCAATCAGTTCGGGGTCGACAGGATCATCAACACGGGGGTCGCCGGTTCCCTGGACAACGGCCTTGACATAGGGGACCTGGTCATCTCATCCGAAGCGGTGCAGCATGATTTCGATGTCTCCCCGATCGGTTTCGCAAAGGGCGAGATCCCCTACACCGGGCTGGTGGCTTTTCCGGCCGACGCATCCCTCATCGATTCGGCCCTGCGTGCGGCATCCGAATGCGCGCCAGAGATCAAAGCGGTGAAGGGCAGGGTATGCTCGGGGGACCAGTTCATAAACACGAACGAGCAGAAGGACAGGATCACCGCGGATTTCGGAGGTCTGTGCTGCGAGATGGAGGGAGGGGCGATCGCCCATGCCTGCTGCCTCAACGAAATCCCCTACGTCATCATCAGGGCGATATCAGATAAGCCCGACGGGTCCTCGAGCATGGATTATAGCGAGTTCGAGAAGGAGGCGGCCCAGAGGTGCGCCTCCATCGTGCACTACATGGTGAAGAACCTCGCCTGA
- a CDS encoding nitrogen regulatory protein P-II, with product MKMITAIFRPEKLQPVKDALKEAGINALTITEVRGRGQQSGIVFSNRVGSLVVDEIEKTRIDIVVEDCEEDATIEAIRNAASTGHMGDGRIFVMPVERSIRIRD from the coding sequence ATGAAGATGATCACTGCAATATTCCGCCCGGAGAAGCTCCAGCCCGTCAAGGACGCGCTGAAGGAGGCGGGCATCAATGCCCTGACCATAACCGAGGTCAGGGGAAGGGGGCAGCAGTCGGGGATAGTGTTCTCCAACAGGGTCGGCTCCCTGGTGGTGGACGAGATCGAGAAGACCAGGATAGACATTGTGGTCGAGGACTGCGAGGAGGATGCCACGATAGAGGCCATCAGGAACGCCGCATCCACCGGTCACATGGGGGACGGGAGGATATTCGTGATGCCCGTGGAGAGATCCATCAGGATCAGGGACTGA
- a CDS encoding ammonium transporter has translation MFAAVVAAPVSSADAAVSGSDSGNISWILVCSALVFIMTPGVALFYGGMLRKQSMTSIMAQTAIIMGIMALSWAIVGYTLAFSGDIGGLIGNLDDVLLENIDYGTIPEGSTIPEMEFMLFQMMFAMITAGIVLGACMERVRFNAIAVFIAFWSVLVYAPMAHWVWGGGLFDQHLTVLDFAGGTVVHMCAATTGLALAVFVGRRSERVLRRGHSMPMVFIGFAMLWFGWLGFNGGSGLAADGTAVNAVVVTMIAPAAGMISWAAVQYRQMGHTGALGLISGALAGLVAITPAAGYVKPGPAIIIGLVAGVVCYYGVLFMRSRSGADDALDVFGVHGVGAIWGAVATGLFANPSMVADGYEGLFYGGISLFLGQIAAVIVTVAFCFAASYLLIWVISRFVRVRLTEEEEAVGADISELAEPSYNWR, from the coding sequence ATGTTCGCCGCGGTCGTCGCGGCCCCCGTATCATCCGCGGATGCCGCCGTTTCGGGTTCGGACAGCGGGAACATATCATGGATCCTGGTCTGCAGCGCCCTGGTTTTCATAATGACCCCGGGGGTGGCCCTGTTCTACGGGGGGATGCTGAGGAAGCAGAGCATGACCTCCATCATGGCCCAGACCGCCATCATCATGGGGATAATGGCGCTGTCCTGGGCAATCGTCGGGTACACCCTCGCCTTCAGCGGGGACATCGGGGGGTTGATCGGCAACCTCGACGACGTCCTCCTGGAGAACATCGACTATGGGACCATCCCCGAGGGGAGCACCATCCCCGAGATGGAGTTCATGCTCTTCCAGATGATGTTCGCTATGATTACCGCTGGAATAGTCCTGGGGGCCTGCATGGAGAGGGTCAGGTTCAACGCCATTGCGGTGTTCATTGCGTTTTGGTCGGTCCTCGTCTACGCCCCCATGGCCCACTGGGTGTGGGGAGGCGGTCTTTTCGACCAGCACCTGACCGTCCTGGATTTCGCAGGCGGAACCGTGGTGCACATGTGTGCGGCAACCACCGGTCTGGCACTTGCCGTGTTCGTCGGCAGGAGGAGCGAGCGTGTCCTGAGGAGGGGACATAGCATGCCCATGGTGTTCATCGGATTCGCCATGCTGTGGTTCGGATGGCTGGGGTTCAACGGGGGATCCGGATTGGCCGCGGACGGCACCGCCGTGAACGCCGTGGTCGTTACCATGATCGCTCCCGCCGCGGGTATGATCTCCTGGGCTGCCGTCCAGTACAGGCAGATGGGACACACCGGTGCCCTGGGACTGATATCGGGCGCTCTCGCGGGCCTTGTGGCCATCACTCCTGCGGCAGGCTATGTGAAGCCCGGACCAGCCATCATCATAGGATTGGTGGCAGGGGTCGTCTGCTACTACGGGGTGCTGTTCATGCGCAGCAGGTCCGGTGCCGATGACGCCCTGGACGTCTTCGGCGTTCACGGGGTGGGCGCGATATGGGGAGCGGTCGCAACCGGGCTCTTCGCCAACCCGTCCATGGTCGCCGACGGGTACGAGGGGCTGTTCTACGGAGGAATCTCCCTTTTCCTCGGGCAGATCGCCGCCGTGATAGTGACCGTGGCGTTCTGCTTTGCAGCCTCGTATCTGCTGATCTGGGTCATATCGAGGTTCGTGAGGGTGCGCCTGACCGAAGAGGAGGAGGCAGTCGGAGCGGATATATCCGAACTGGCGGAGCCCTCGTATAACTGGAGGTGA
- a CDS encoding Selenocysteine lyase — translation MDFSQIRRDFPTMRNDQGVYLDSACQSLRPDSVIDAIREYYERCPACGGRSVHHLSNEVSVRVDETRETLCSFFNGEDPDHFVFTRNTTDGINTVAGGFGLKKGDVVVTTDSEHNSNYVPWLNLRDSVGIVIRRSVSGTEGIFDIESFKEQMGKDVKLVSVCHVSNVTGVEVPVKDVADIAHEYGAKVLVDGCAAAPHIKVDIRDSGADFYAFSMHKLLGPSGFGVLYGRPGILEELGMRSFGGGTVGMVTYDSATFAPVPDRFEAGLQDYAGVFGTKAAIDYISKIGMDEVERHDSELVKYMMDSVEDVRGLSVVGPSDPSKRRSIFSFNIAGLLSHDIAMMLDSIDGIMIRSGMHCAHSFFDGRGIDGSARASVYLYNDKSDIDRFSAALRKVAETFSS, via the coding sequence ATGGACTTCTCCCAAATCCGCAGGGACTTCCCGACGATGAGGAACGACCAGGGCGTCTATCTTGACAGCGCCTGCCAGTCCCTCCGTCCCGACAGCGTCATCGACGCGATCAGGGAATACTACGAGAGGTGCCCCGCGTGCGGGGGGAGGAGCGTCCACCACCTTTCCAACGAGGTCTCCGTCCGTGTGGACGAGACCCGCGAGACCCTGTGCTCATTCTTCAACGGGGAGGATCCGGATCACTTCGTCTTCACCAGAAACACCACCGACGGAATCAACACCGTAGCGGGGGGATTCGGCCTGAAGAAGGGTGACGTGGTGGTAACCACCGATTCCGAGCACAACTCCAATTACGTCCCCTGGCTGAACCTCAGGGATTCGGTCGGCATAGTCATACGCCGTTCCGTATCCGGAACCGAGGGGATCTTCGACATCGAGTCCTTCAAGGAGCAGATGGGGAAGGACGTGAAGCTGGTGTCCGTCTGCCATGTGAGCAACGTCACCGGCGTCGAGGTCCCGGTTAAGGACGTCGCAGATATCGCCCACGAGTACGGTGCGAAGGTCCTCGTCGACGGCTGCGCGGCCGCACCGCACATAAAGGTGGATATCAGGGACAGCGGCGCGGACTTCTACGCATTCTCCATGCACAAATTGCTGGGACCTTCCGGTTTCGGAGTCCTGTACGGGAGGCCCGGGATCCTGGAGGAGCTCGGTATGAGGAGCTTCGGAGGAGGCACGGTGGGCATGGTCACCTACGATTCCGCCACATTCGCCCCCGTACCCGACCGTTTCGAGGCGGGCCTCCAGGATTATGCGGGGGTATTCGGAACCAAGGCGGCGATAGACTATATCTCCAAGATCGGCATGGACGAGGTCGAGAGGCACGACTCCGAACTCGTGAAGTACATGATGGACAGCGTCGAGGACGTCAGAGGTCTGTCAGTGGTCGGCCCCTCCGATCCCTCGAAGCGCCGCTCGATCTTCTCGTTCAACATTGCGGGTCTGCTTTCCCACGACATCGCCATGATGCTCGACAGCATCGACGGCATCATGATCCGCTCCGGGATGCACTGCGCCCACTCCTTCTTCGACGGGCGCGGTATCGACGGAAGCGCCAGGGCATCCGTCTACCTTTACAACGATAAGAGCGACATCGACAGGTTCTCTGCGGCCCTCAGGAAGGTGGCGGAGACGTTCTCGTCGTGA
- a CDS encoding GMP synthase (glutamine-hydrolyzing), C-terminal domain or B subunit, protein MDSNVRPESMVRITTPELADAFIKEQIEALQKQIGNGKVLLALSGGVDSSVVAALLIKAIGSNLTCVHVNHGLLRKGEAEQVIDVFRNQMKANLVYVDATDRFLDKLAGVSDPEQKRKIIGKEFIDVFEEEAKKIEGVKFLGQGTIYPDILESHGVKAHHNVGGLPEKFGFELVEPVKLLFKDEVRVVGKQLGLPDSMVYRQPFPGPGLGVRCTGAITRDRLEAVRESDAILREEFANAGLQGKVWQYFTIVPDYRSTGVRDGQRLWDWPVVIRAVNTKDAMTATVEEVPWPLLNKITSRILAEVKGVNRVLYDLSPKPCATIEWE, encoded by the coding sequence ATGGACAGCAACGTTCGTCCCGAATCCATGGTCCGCATCACCACTCCCGAGCTGGCGGATGCGTTCATCAAAGAGCAGATCGAAGCGCTTCAGAAACAGATCGGAAACGGAAAGGTACTCCTGGCACTTTCCGGAGGTGTCGACTCCTCCGTCGTCGCCGCCCTTCTCATCAAGGCAATCGGAAGCAACCTCACCTGCGTCCACGTCAACCACGGTCTCCTCCGCAAGGGGGAGGCCGAGCAGGTCATCGACGTCTTCCGCAACCAGATGAAGGCCAACCTCGTCTACGTCGACGCCACCGACCGCTTCCTCGACAAGCTTGCCGGAGTCTCCGACCCCGAGCAGAAGAGGAAGATCATCGGAAAGGAGTTCATCGACGTCTTCGAGGAGGAGGCCAAGAAGATCGAGGGAGTCAAATTCCTCGGACAGGGAACCATCTATCCCGATATCCTCGAGAGCCACGGGGTGAAGGCCCACCACAACGTAGGAGGCCTTCCCGAGAAGTTCGGATTCGAGCTCGTCGAGCCCGTGAAGCTCCTGTTCAAGGACGAGGTCCGCGTCGTCGGAAAGCAGCTCGGCCTGCCGGACTCCATGGTCTACAGGCAGCCCTTCCCCGGACCCGGACTGGGAGTCAGGTGCACCGGCGCCATCACCCGCGACAGGCTCGAGGCTGTGAGGGAATCGGATGCCATCCTCCGCGAGGAGTTCGCCAACGCCGGACTCCAGGGCAAGGTCTGGCAGTACTTCACCATCGTCCCCGACTACCGCTCCACCGGTGTCCGCGACGGACAGCGCCTGTGGGACTGGCCCGTGGTCATCCGCGCGGTCAACACCAAGGACGCCATGACCGCCACCGTCGAGGAGGTCCCCTGGCCCCTGCTCAACAAGATCACCTCCCGCATACTGGCGGAGGTCAAGGGAGTCAACAGGGTCCTTTACGACCTCTCCCCCAAGCCCTGCGCTACCATCGAGTGGGAGTGA
- a CDS encoding putative ATPase (AAA+ superfamily): MEFRRKIYGEMLDWKNASNGRSSLMLQGARRVGKSTIAEKFAKEQYKSYMLIDFVEADDETRRIFNEYRADLDMLFNRLQLKTRVKLYERQSAIIFDEVQAFPLAREMIKALVRDGRYDYIETGSLITVKSKVSGIRVPSEEHKIDMHPMDFEEWLWASGDDVTADMLRSIAERNETLGEDAHRTMLRRYTEYVVVGGMPQAVSAYLEHRDIMEAEYVKKDILELYREDIHKIPGAAMERALALFNSIPAILSSPHKVLSPVKVRKGSRKREYDSAVKWLCDAMIFNRCRCSSNPGIAIGLSEDVGRVKCYLLDTGLLISLAFQNDREGLADTYGLLLDGKLSINRGMLFENMVAQELVCRGYDLWFTEFEKKGSNRKYEVDFILPGRAGIVPLEVKSGRSVPHSSLDRLVEKYGERIDRSFVIHSKDVRTGEGVSYVPIYLMPFISLK; the protein is encoded by the coding sequence ATGGAATTCAGAAGAAAGATCTACGGCGAAATGTTAGACTGGAAGAACGCATCCAACGGACGTTCGTCACTCATGCTGCAGGGTGCTAGAAGGGTTGGCAAGAGCACTATCGCCGAAAAATTCGCCAAGGAGCAGTACAAGAGCTACATGCTAATCGATTTCGTCGAAGCCGATGACGAGACGCGCAGGATTTTCAACGAGTACAGGGCAGACCTCGATATGCTGTTCAACCGTCTTCAGCTCAAAACAAGGGTCAAACTGTACGAGAGGCAGAGTGCAATCATATTCGATGAGGTTCAGGCATTCCCTCTGGCAAGGGAGATGATCAAGGCGCTCGTCAGAGACGGTAGGTATGACTACATCGAGACCGGTTCCCTGATCACGGTGAAATCCAAGGTGTCCGGCATAAGGGTCCCGTCGGAAGAGCACAAGATTGACATGCACCCCATGGATTTCGAGGAGTGGCTCTGGGCAAGCGGGGACGATGTCACGGCGGATATGCTGAGATCCATAGCTGAAAGAAACGAAACCCTGGGCGAGGATGCCCACAGGACGATGCTCAGGAGATATACGGAATACGTGGTGGTCGGCGGGATGCCGCAGGCGGTCTCGGCCTATCTTGAACATCGCGACATCATGGAGGCGGAATACGTCAAGAAGGACATACTCGAACTCTACAGGGAGGACATACACAAGATACCGGGAGCTGCGATGGAGAGGGCGCTGGCGCTGTTCAACAGCATCCCTGCGATACTGTCATCCCCCCACAAGGTTCTGTCCCCGGTCAAAGTGAGGAAAGGGTCTAGGAAAAGAGAGTATGACAGTGCGGTGAAATGGCTTTGCGACGCGATGATCTTCAACAGATGCCGCTGCAGTTCCAATCCCGGCATTGCTATAGGCCTGAGCGAAGATGTCGGGAGAGTGAAATGCTACCTTCTGGACACGGGATTGCTGATCAGTCTCGCATTTCAGAACGACAGGGAAGGCCTGGCTGACACGTACGGTCTCCTGCTGGACGGCAAACTGTCAATCAACAGGGGGATGTTGTTCGAGAACATGGTGGCGCAGGAGTTGGTCTGCAGAGGATACGACCTGTGGTTCACGGAATTCGAGAAAAAAGGCAGCAACAGGAAGTATGAAGTGGATTTCATCCTTCCCGGTAGGGCAGGTATCGTTCCGTTGGAAGTGAAATCCGGTAGATCTGTGCCCCATTCATCCCTGGATAGATTGGTTGAGAAGTACGGCGAACGCATCGACAGATCCTTCGTCATCCACTCGAAGGATGTCAGAACGGGCGAGGGCGTGAGTTATGTTCCGATCTATCTCATGCCGTTTATCTCTCTGAAGTGA
- a CDS encoding Amino acid transporter: protein MSKHGIRILAEGNSHSYSGFINLDTGLVKSIDWKQGMIIAMGVPILILPGIYDIAGTAWGLSIMIWTVSVLQGFAQNLAIGEMAAALETPGIGGCAQKVFTKPNEGRYGFGRFIGAFTAWSYWFTWTPVIPIFTCTSVDYISKFMEHYMEMEPLDDTGTLLLSLGFGILVFSMIVYVGSKGLSGGARAGLILALIAIVPLLVVILFPIIGITAGEGDLTGFTIDRISENLTPDGWDWDAGDFMMVFGMFAYAQWCACAWESAATYGAEYKNPGKDVPKALISAGLVCLALYFLVPFVVYGMMDPETIEAWGVSTLYPIAQYDFGNIGLIIALILLIAGMVMLIQTAFLGSSRTLYFMGHEGNMPKIFTYTNKNGAPLVAMMYQFAMGIIFIIIIHFGSVGMILAASSFGFSFALGMGMLAFITARRNPRFRDLPRPYRAPPGWFYVACFLMCYQFFVLIPCLAYWCINGGIENGTFSVIIGAVILLIYVPVWVAIQHKNGQDDMRCFLCKRTVQQYNSYITDKGNVDFSVTNDKMTEMESFPDIQVGNALVPLCPICYELTFGFSSNPEEKRSGIKMDVIVDMKFKDHEAKDEDE, encoded by the coding sequence TTGTCAAAGCACGGAATCAGAATCCTGGCTGAGGGAAACAGCCATTCCTACAGCGGATTCATCAATTTGGATACGGGCCTTGTGAAATCCATCGACTGGAAACAAGGTATGATCATCGCCATGGGTGTCCCCATCCTAATCCTTCCGGGGATCTACGATATCGCGGGGACCGCATGGGGTCTGAGTATTATGATCTGGACGGTCTCGGTCCTTCAGGGATTCGCCCAGAACCTGGCCATCGGAGAGATGGCGGCGGCGCTTGAGACTCCCGGTATAGGGGGTTGTGCGCAGAAGGTTTTCACCAAACCGAACGAAGGCAGATACGGGTTCGGGAGATTCATAGGAGCGTTCACGGCGTGGTCGTATTGGTTCACGTGGACGCCTGTCATCCCTATCTTCACCTGCACTTCCGTCGACTACATCTCCAAGTTCATGGAACACTACATGGAGATGGAGCCCCTGGACGACACCGGCACCCTGCTGTTGTCCCTCGGGTTCGGTATCCTCGTGTTCAGCATGATCGTCTATGTCGGTTCCAAGGGACTGTCTGGAGGAGCCCGCGCCGGACTCATCCTGGCACTTATCGCGATCGTTCCGCTTCTCGTCGTCATCCTGTTCCCGATCATCGGAATAACCGCCGGCGAGGGGGACCTCACCGGATTCACAATCGACCGCATCAGCGAGAACCTCACTCCCGACGGATGGGACTGGGATGCCGGCGACTTCATGATGGTGTTCGGAATGTTCGCGTACGCCCAGTGGTGCGCATGCGCATGGGAGTCCGCGGCAACCTACGGTGCCGAGTACAAGAACCCTGGAAAGGACGTCCCCAAGGCACTCATCTCCGCCGGACTCGTCTGTCTGGCACTCTACTTCCTCGTGCCCTTCGTGGTCTACGGAATGATGGATCCCGAGACGATCGAGGCCTGGGGAGTATCCACACTGTACCCCATCGCCCAGTACGACTTCGGGAACATCGGTCTGATCATCGCCCTGATTCTTCTCATCGCGGGAATGGTGATGCTGATCCAGACCGCCTTCCTCGGATCCTCCAGGACCCTGTACTTCATGGGACACGAGGGCAACATGCCGAAGATCTTCACCTACACGAACAAGAACGGCGCCCCCCTGGTGGCGATGATGTATCAGTTCGCGATGGGAATCATATTCATCATCATCATCCACTTCGGGTCCGTCGGAATGATCCTCGCGGCATCGTCGTTCGGATTCTCCTTCGCCCTCGGAATGGGGATGCTGGCGTTCATCACCGCCCGCAGGAACCCCCGCTTCAGGGACCTGCCCAGGCCCTACAGGGCGCCTCCGGGATGGTTCTACGTCGCATGCTTCCTGATGTGCTATCAGTTCTTCGTGCTCATCCCGTGCCTGGCATACTGGTGCATCAACGGAGGTATCGAGAACGGTACCTTCTCCGTCATCATCGGAGCCGTCATCCTGCTGATCTACGTCCCCGTGTGGGTCGCCATCCAGCACAAGAACGGGCAGGACGACATGAGGTGCTTCCTCTGCAAGAGGACCGTCCAGCAGTACAACTCGTACATCACCGACAAGGGGAACGTGGACTTCTCAGTCACCAACGACAAGATGACCGAGATGGAGTCCTTCCCGGACATCCAGGTCGGTAACGCCCTGGTCCCCCTCTGCCCCATCTGCTATGAGCTGACCTTCGGATTCTCATCCAACCCCGAGGAGAAGAGGTCCGGTATCAAGATGGACGTCATCGTGGACATGAAGTTCAAGGACCACGAGGCCAAGGACGAGGATGAGTGA